From Myxococcota bacterium, the proteins below share one genomic window:
- a CDS encoding class I SAM-dependent methyltransferase, whose protein sequence is MDTNKLEAFVNKALGDLGAALTASLVVIGDKLGLYRAMAGAGPISSDELARRTNTNERSVREWLAAQAAAGYVDYDAKTGRYSLSDEHAVALTQEDSPACVLGGFQGLTAATRAAPKVLEAFRTGKGVGWHEHDPDLFAGTERFFRPGYNVNLVSSWIPALDGVKQKLERGGRVADVGCGWGTSTILLARAFPRSTFVGFDYHTPSIEKARERAREAGVSDRVRFEVSSAKAYPGSYDLVAFFDCLHDMGDPVGAAAHVRESLGADGTWMLVEPRAGDHVHENLHPLGRLFYSVSTLVCTQASLAQEVGAALGAQAGEKRLREVLTQAGFTRIRRATETPFNLVLEARP, encoded by the coding sequence GTGGACACGAACAAGCTCGAGGCATTCGTCAACAAGGCACTCGGGGATCTCGGCGCGGCCTTGACCGCGTCGTTGGTGGTGATCGGCGACAAGCTCGGCCTCTACCGCGCGATGGCTGGAGCAGGTCCGATCAGCTCGGACGAGCTGGCGCGGCGCACGAACACGAACGAGCGCTCGGTGCGCGAGTGGCTCGCCGCGCAGGCTGCCGCCGGCTATGTCGACTACGACGCGAAGACCGGCCGTTACTCGCTCTCCGACGAGCACGCGGTGGCGCTGACGCAGGAAGACAGCCCGGCGTGCGTGCTGGGCGGATTCCAGGGACTCACTGCGGCGACCCGGGCGGCGCCCAAGGTGCTCGAGGCATTCCGCACCGGGAAGGGCGTCGGCTGGCACGAGCACGACCCCGATCTCTTCGCCGGTACCGAGCGCTTCTTCCGGCCGGGCTACAACGTGAACCTGGTCTCGTCCTGGATTCCCGCCTTGGACGGCGTGAAGCAGAAGCTGGAACGAGGCGGGCGCGTCGCCGACGTGGGCTGCGGCTGGGGCACCTCGACCATCCTGCTCGCGCGCGCATTCCCGCGCTCGACGTTCGTGGGCTTCGACTATCACACGCCCTCGATCGAGAAGGCGCGCGAGCGCGCGCGGGAGGCCGGCGTCTCGGACCGCGTCCGCTTCGAGGTCTCGAGCGCGAAGGCCTATCCCGGCAGCTACGACCTGGTCGCGTTCTTCGACTGTCTGCACGACATGGGCGATCCGGTCGGGGCCGCCGCACACGTGCGCGAGTCACTGGGCGCCGACGGAACGTGGATGCTGGTCGAGCCACGCGCGGGCGACCACGTGCACGAGAACCTGCATCCGCTGGGCCGCCTGTTCTACTCGGTGTCGACGCTGGTGTGCACCCAGGCGTCGCTGGCGCAGGAGGTGGGCGCGGCGCTCGGGGCGCAAGCCGGCGAGAAACGGCTGCGCGAGGTGCTGACGCAGGCGGGATTCACCCGGATTCGCAGAGCGACGGAGACCCCGTTCAATCTGGTGCTCGAAGCCAGACCCTGA
- a CDS encoding glycosyltransferase, giving the protein MFTLAALISAAAWIYLVFARQGFWLCDQRLDREYAPEAWPDVVAVVPARNEVDVLPQSLGSLLDQEYPGRFRVVLVDDESTDGTASVAHDVARARPNGARLEVVRTEARPAGWVGKMWALHSGVTAGEKEGVPPWWWLTDADVAHAPDSLARLVAKGEAESLDLVSLMVKLDRAHGWNALLVPAFVYFFQQLYPFPAVNDPRSPVAAAAGGSVLVRSGALARVGGIEALRGEVIDDCALGRAIKRGGRIWLGLAEREESVRPYSGLDDVWNMVARSAYTQLQHSRALLAGTLAGLLLLYLVPVLAVLGGLFAGGSAAAMFGAAAWMLQAASFVPTLALYKRSPWLALALPAAGVLYAAMTFDSAQRHWRNEGATWKGRSGAGAA; this is encoded by the coding sequence ATGTTCACTCTTGCGGCGCTGATCTCGGCGGCGGCCTGGATCTACCTGGTGTTCGCCCGCCAGGGCTTCTGGCTGTGCGATCAGCGCCTCGACCGGGAATACGCTCCCGAGGCCTGGCCGGACGTGGTGGCCGTGGTCCCGGCCCGGAACGAGGTCGACGTGCTACCGCAGAGCCTGGGCTCGCTCCTGGACCAGGAATACCCGGGGCGGTTTCGCGTGGTGCTGGTCGACGACGAGAGCACGGACGGCACCGCGAGCGTCGCGCACGACGTGGCCCGGGCGCGCCCGAACGGCGCGCGGCTCGAGGTGGTGCGCACCGAGGCGCGCCCCGCGGGCTGGGTGGGCAAGATGTGGGCGCTGCACTCCGGGGTGACTGCCGGCGAGAAGGAAGGCGTGCCCCCCTGGTGGTGGCTCACCGACGCCGACGTGGCGCACGCGCCCGACTCACTCGCGCGTCTGGTCGCCAAGGGCGAGGCCGAGTCACTGGACCTGGTGTCGCTGATGGTGAAACTCGACCGCGCGCACGGCTGGAACGCACTGCTCGTGCCCGCGTTCGTGTACTTCTTCCAGCAGCTCTACCCGTTCCCGGCGGTGAACGATCCGCGCTCGCCGGTGGCCGCGGCGGCGGGTGGCTCGGTGCTGGTGCGCAGCGGCGCGCTGGCGCGCGTGGGCGGGATCGAGGCGCTGCGCGGCGAGGTGATCGACGATTGCGCCCTCGGTCGCGCGATCAAGCGCGGCGGACGCATCTGGCTCGGTCTGGCCGAGCGCGAGGAGTCCGTGCGCCCGTACTCCGGGCTCGACGACGTGTGGAACATGGTCGCGCGCAGCGCCTACACGCAGCTCCAGCACTCACGCGCGCTGCTCGCCGGTACGCTCGCGGGGCTTCTGCTCCTGTATCTCGTGCCGGTGCTCGCGGTGCTCGGCGGGCTGTTCGCGGGTGGCTCGGCAGCGGCGATGTTCGGCGCCGCGGCCTGGATGCTGCAGGCGGCATCGTTCGTGCCCACGCTCGCGCTGTACAAGCGCTCGCCCTGGCTCGCGCTCGCGCTGCCCGCGGCAGGCGTGCTCTACGCCGCCATGACCTTCGACTCGGCGCAGAGACACTGGCGCAACGAGGGCGCCACCTGGAAGGGGCGCTCGGGTGCGGGCGCCGCGTGA
- a CDS encoding nitronate monooxygenase family protein: MRTELCDRLGIEFPIFAFSHCRDVVAAVSQAGGFGVLGAVGFTPEQLEVECRWIDEHVGSKPYGVDLVIPQKYEGMGEIDPAKLEDMLRAQIPLVHREFAAKLLADHGVPELPPENRARELLGWTEATAAPQIEVALKHERVRLIANALGTPPKEVILQVQGTGRLVAALCGRVHQARRHREAGVDIVIAQGTEGGGHTGEIGSLVLWPQVIEAVSPTPVLAAGGIGTGAQIAAALALGAQGVWTGSLWLTVEEAEAEPAQIDSLLRASSEDTVRSRSFTGKPCRMLRNEWTEAWEKPESPKPLGMPLQGMVTMDAIARTSRYAGAGQTQRVAFNPVGQTVGLMREVRSCREVIYDLVEGYFTASERLAALQPR, from the coding sequence ATGCGTACCGAGCTCTGCGACCGACTGGGCATCGAGTTTCCCATCTTCGCCTTCAGCCACTGCCGCGACGTGGTGGCCGCAGTCTCGCAGGCCGGCGGCTTCGGCGTGCTGGGCGCGGTGGGCTTCACGCCCGAGCAGCTCGAGGTCGAGTGCCGCTGGATCGACGAGCACGTGGGCAGCAAGCCGTACGGCGTCGATCTCGTGATCCCCCAGAAATACGAGGGCATGGGCGAGATCGATCCAGCGAAGCTCGAAGACATGCTGCGGGCGCAGATCCCGCTCGTGCACCGCGAGTTCGCGGCCAAGCTACTGGCCGACCACGGCGTGCCCGAGCTGCCGCCCGAGAACCGCGCGCGCGAGCTCCTGGGCTGGACCGAGGCGACGGCCGCGCCGCAGATCGAGGTCGCGCTGAAGCACGAGCGCGTGCGCCTGATCGCGAATGCGCTGGGCACGCCGCCCAAGGAAGTCATCCTGCAGGTGCAGGGCACGGGGCGGCTGGTGGCGGCGCTGTGCGGCCGGGTGCACCAGGCGCGCCGCCACCGCGAAGCGGGCGTCGACATCGTGATCGCGCAGGGCACCGAGGGCGGCGGTCACACCGGCGAGATCGGCAGCCTCGTGCTCTGGCCGCAGGTGATCGAGGCGGTGTCTCCCACGCCGGTGCTGGCGGCGGGCGGGATCGGCACCGGCGCGCAGATCGCCGCCGCGCTGGCGCTGGGCGCCCAGGGCGTGTGGACCGGGTCGCTGTGGCTCACGGTCGAGGAGGCCGAAGCCGAGCCGGCGCAGATCGACTCACTCCTGCGCGCGTCGAGCGAGGACACGGTCCGCTCGCGCTCGTTCACCGGCAAGCCTTGCCGCATGCTGCGCAACGAGTGGACCGAAGCCTGGGAGAAGCCCGAGTCACCCAAGCCCCTGGGCATGCCGCTGCAGGGGATGGTCACCATGGACGCGATCGCGCGCACCTCGCGCTACGCGGGCGCCGGACAGACCCAGCGCGTGGCGTTCAACCCCGTCGGTCAGACCGTGGGGCTGATGCGCGAGGTGCGCTCCTGTCGCGAGGTGATCTACGACCTCGTCGAGGGCTACTTCACCGCGAGCGAGAGACTCGCGGCGCTGCAGCCCCGCTGA